The window GACACTTTTATTCTAGCGGAAACAGCAGGAGATAGCAAGGCATAACACAAGGACTTTCTTCGTGAGTGAGGCGGATTCCCTAGCAGTTGTCTCTGGAAAAATTCTGCGTTCGTGCTAGAATAAGAGGGTGAACTTGAAGTTTTACAAAGGAAGGGAGTCTTCACGATGGCATACGAACTGCAAATGAAGCGCATATACGAAGAGTCTGCGCCGACGGACGGCAGGCGCATCCTTGTCGATCGCCTGTGGCCGCGTGGCATGAAGAAGGAGCGTGCCGCCTTGAGCGAGTGGGCGAAGGAAGTCACGCCGTCGCCCGAGCTTCGGAAGCTCTACCACAGCGGCGAGATGAACTTCGACCTCTTCGGAAAGGCATACCTCGAAGAGTTGAAAAAAAGCCCCGAAGCCGCCGCTTTCGCCGCGAAGTGCCGGGACTGGCTGCAGGAATCTCCCGTGACGCTCGTCTACGCCAACAAGAACGCCGTAGAAAATCACGTCCTCGTACTGCGGCAGTGGCTGCTTGATGCGATGGGGCAGGGATGAAAAGAAGAGAAAAACCGCCCGCTGCAGGAGATTTTGTTTCTGCAGCGGGCGGTTTTTTGTCGTTCGTTTTTTTTAGAGTTCGGGAGATGACAGTTTACCGGCAGTTCCTAAACATCAGCCGATCTTCACGACATGCGATACGTGGAAGCCGTTTTCTTCGAGCTTCTTTTTCACGGCTTCGCTGTCCGTCGTGTCGAAGCGCACGACGATTTCGTAGCTGCCGTCGTCTTGCTGGCAGGTGACGAGGCTGTCGATGTTGCAGCCGCAGTCGGCGATGATGCTGCCGAGGTCGCGCACGACGCCGACCCGGTCGCCGACGTCGGCGATGGTGAAGCGCGTCTTGCCGTGCGTCAGCCCCATGACGTCGACGAAGGTCTTGAAGATGTCGGTCTCCGTGATGACGCCGACGACGGCGCCGACGCTCGACACGACGGGCAGGCCGCCGATTTTGTGGTTGTACATGATGAGCGCGGCTTCCTCGATGGTCGCGTCATCCTTGACGGAGACGACGTCCTTCTGCATGATTTCGCCGATGCACATTTTCGCCAGCAGCGAGGTGATTTCGTAGCGCGAGAGCGTCGTCGCGGGCGACGGCGAGACGCGCATGATGTCGCGGTCGCTCAAGAAGCCGACGAGCTTGCCGTCTTCATCGACGACGGGCAGGCGGCGGAAGCGGTGCTTCTTCATCAAATCCTTCGCGGCCGAGACCTTCGTGTCCGGCGTGACGGTGAAGGGATTTTTTGCCATGCGGTTTGCTACAAACATTGTCAGCATCCTTTCTTTAGGAAGCGCGGATAACGGATTTTCCTCTATTTCAGCCGCCCAAATAGGCTTTTCGCACATCTTCGCTCGCTGCGAGTTCCTTTGCCGCGCCTTGGAGCGTGATCCTGCCCGTTTCCATGACGTAGGCGCGGTGCGCGATGGAAAGCGCCATGTTGGCGTTCTGCTCGACGAGGAGGACGGTCGTGCCCTCGCGGTTGATGTCCTCGATGATGGAAAATATTTCCTTGATGAGGAGCGGCGCAAGGCCCATCGACGGCTCGTCTAAGAGGAGGAGCTTCGGGCGGCTCATGAGGGCGCGTCCCATCGCGAGCATTTGCTGCTCGCCGCCCGAGAGCGTGCCCGCCTGCTGCTTGCGGCGTTCCTTGAGGCGCGGGAAGCGGTTGTAGACGATCTCGAAGTCTTTTTCCACCCCCGCCTTGTCCTTGCGCGTGAAAGCGCCCATCTCCAAGTTTTCCTGCACGCTCATCTCAGCGAAGATGCGCCGCCCTTCGGGCACCTGTGAGATGCCGTGCTTGACGATCTCGTGCGCGGGCATGCCCGCGATGTTTTCTCCAAGGAAGGAGATGCTGCCGCTCTTGGGCGCGAGCAGTCCCGACACCGTGCGCAGCGTCGTGGACTTTCCCGCGCCGTTCGCGCCGATGAGCGTGACGATCTCGCCCGCCTTGACTTCGAGGCTCACGCCTTTCAGCGCGTGGATCGCGCCGTAGTAGACGTGGATGTTGTCGATTTTCAGCATGATTTCTGCCATCTTTACGCCTCCCCGCCGAGATAGGCACGAATGACTTCGGGATTTTCCTTGATTTCTTTCGGTGTGCCCTCGGCGATGATTTCGCCGTATTCGAGGACGTAGATGCGCTCGCAGATTCCCATGACGAGGCTCATGTCGTGCTCGATGAGGAGGATCGTCAAGCCGAATTCCTTCTTGATCCAGCGGATCATTTCCATAAGTTCCTGCGTCTCCTGCGGATTCATGCCGGCCGCCGGCTCGTCCAAGAGGAGGAGCTTGGGCTTCGCGGCGAGAGCCCGTGCGATCTCAAGGCGTCGCTGTGCGCCGTAGGGCAGGTTTTTCGCGAGTTCGTGCGCCTGCTTTTCGAGGTGGAAGATGGCGAGAAGCTTCATCGCCTTCTCTTCTATTTCGCGCTCTTCCTTGAAATACCTGCCAAGGCGAAGTACGGCTTCGGCGACCGTGTACTTCGTGCGCGTGTGGTAGGCGATCTTGACGTTTTCGAGGACGCTTAGCTCGGAGAAAAGGCGGATGTTCTGGAAGGTGCGTGCGATGCCGCGTGCCGTGA of the Selenomonas sputigena genome contains:
- a CDS encoding DUF488 domain-containing protein is translated as MAYELQMKRIYEESAPTDGRRILVDRLWPRGMKKERAALSEWAKEVTPSPELRKLYHSGEMNFDLFGKAYLEELKKSPEAAAFAAKCRDWLQESPVTLVYANKNAVENHVLVLRQWLLDAMGQG
- a CDS encoding ABC transporter ATP-binding protein, giving the protein MAELLKADGLAQVFGGLRAVSNFNMVIEKGELIGLIGPNGAGKTTAFNMITGVYRPTEGELTFNGKSIVGKKPSEITARGIARTFQNIRLFSELSVLENVKIAYHTRTKYTVAEAVLRLGRYFKEEREIEEKAMKLLAIFHLEKQAHELAKNLPYGAQRRLEIARALAAKPKLLLLDEPAAGMNPQETQELMEMIRWIKKEFGLTILLIEHDMSLVMGICERIYVLEYGEIIAEGTPKEIKENPEVIRAYLGGEA
- a CDS encoding ABC transporter ATP-binding protein — protein: MAEIMLKIDNIHVYYGAIHALKGVSLEVKAGEIVTLIGANGAGKSTTLRTVSGLLAPKSGSISFLGENIAGMPAHEIVKHGISQVPEGRRIFAEMSVQENLEMGAFTRKDKAGVEKDFEIVYNRFPRLKERRKQQAGTLSGGEQQMLAMGRALMSRPKLLLLDEPSMGLAPLLIKEIFSIIEDINREGTTVLLVEQNANMALSIAHRAYVMETGRITLQGAAKELAASEDVRKAYLGG
- a CDS encoding CBS and ACT domain-containing protein — translated: MFVANRMAKNPFTVTPDTKVSAAKDLMKKHRFRRLPVVDEDGKLVGFLSDRDIMRVSPSPATTLSRYEITSLLAKMCIGEIMQKDVVSVKDDATIEEAALIMYNHKIGGLPVVSSVGAVVGVITETDIFKTFVDVMGLTHGKTRFTIADVGDRVGVVRDLGSIIADCGCNIDSLVTCQQDDGSYEIVVRFDTTDSEAVKKKLEENGFHVSHVVKIG